In Streptomyces sp. NBC_00448, the following are encoded in one genomic region:
- a CDS encoding WXG100 family type VII secretion target, with the protein MSGESFSVDTDGLQAQMPYMQELAQRFRNVHEALEARLGALGECWGDDASGEAFLRQYTKPKGQILEATEDAGDVLRSTGDGLQTMARGYQNIESQNSESARKLGTSLEPGSVPGGGVRGGQGGGEGGDGSHKGSGRP; encoded by the coding sequence ATGTCAGGCGAGTCGTTCTCGGTCGACACCGACGGTCTCCAGGCCCAGATGCCGTACATGCAGGAACTGGCCCAGCGGTTCCGGAACGTTCACGAGGCGCTGGAGGCGCGGCTGGGCGCGCTCGGCGAGTGCTGGGGCGACGACGCGTCCGGCGAGGCGTTCCTGCGGCAGTACACCAAGCCCAAGGGGCAGATCCTCGAGGCGACCGAGGACGCGGGCGACGTGCTGCGCAGCACCGGCGACGGCCTGCAGACCATGGCCCGCGGGTACCAGAACATCGAGTCCCAGAACTCGGAGTCCGCCCGGAAACTCGGGACGTCGCTGGAACCGGGCTCGGTCCCTGGTGGCGGCGTGCGCGGCGGACAGGGCGGAGGAGAGGGCGGCGACGGCAGCCACAAGGGGTCCGGCCGCCCGTGA
- a CDS encoding WXG100 family type VII secretion target has protein sequence MGTDYDSNGFSQGDDGAIYGDPSDTGQISDYDSWDWKQIEAAIRGMSAGTDDPDNVDRAASVASPQSLQDAANVFYHVQVVLSGVAQALQDQAKALAGDDGPWKGDAADAFYDMMSTFSKQVAATADVLSGGKTADGGSGSGNSVPQQLADNSVNLLNAQNKIGEIDAWYANQATLMGVTPMSNGLIPVSKKPELVKMLNHDMRAVLKNLAADYQVTIDSVRPPGTITGPAATDPPPVDEPPADAPPDDYQPADYTPSDPAGLSNSDGSGLDTLAPDAALTSAAGYDPAQDAMPSPYSGSLDSNGPGSGLGGDSDLSGLGGLGPDGGLGTDNSTLDPNAFDRMLNPTAFSGGTGVDGSGDLGGDTGLGGDSGLGGDSGGLGGLPLANPSAFGGGTGLGGTGTLPESDLAEDPSTWKDGATAADFPGDTGIGGTAGLGDGSGLGGLGDTKGLSPSAFPGSTTTGGSAPNAADLGLETDTPGFSPSAFPGSTGLSANGGGLTGGTRSGTPFTPGMGGGAQAGVGGGLDRSDASGLLDGDAEPWSGDVGTAGEGFLPSGGVRVGAGGGLDLPGFEPSEFPGSSGLGGEGAGVGGTGGGTPFTPGMGGGAQAGVGGGLDRSDASGLLEGDAEPWSGDVGTAGEGFLPSGGVRVGAGGGLDLPGFESSEFPGSSELGGTGGGTPFMPGMGGGAQAAAGGADRSDASGLLDPTAEPWTGADDPASGEVAAAGTVPGGQEGLDLPGALPEQQEAAAQGGMPGMMMPGMGGAPGGAAGREEGASSDASGLFAPSAEPWTEPGAPVAEVSGSAPAGTGAATLSGLPNGTETGTGAAPVPAAAEESGADGTTEGFAVPAAAEASAVPAATPFLPMGGMSAAGAPGRRDEDDRGTLVEPTGEAFAEPAVPEALAADALAAGLTASPAPVVPEPPAHGGDPQYAAYDGYDPSGGGELGDPLVVLRPADDDLSEEDTAAWGVAGASFVPLLWAPRPEEEAEISAPGYATADEGTWGTSPGGAPRGADGAAQAEGEDQPLATWRPNRPAANGESAVLAPAEQPLSCAPASADDEWDEEEPEGAQDESADGEPAARGIADLLVQEGDTWGSPPVADGPNGVF, from the coding sequence ATGGGCACCGACTACGACAGCAACGGTTTCTCGCAGGGCGACGACGGCGCCATCTACGGCGACCCGTCCGACACCGGCCAGATCTCCGACTACGACAGTTGGGACTGGAAGCAGATCGAGGCCGCGATCCGTGGCATGTCCGCCGGTACGGACGACCCCGACAACGTCGACCGTGCCGCGTCCGTCGCGTCGCCGCAGAGCCTCCAGGACGCGGCGAACGTCTTCTACCACGTCCAGGTGGTGCTGTCGGGCGTCGCCCAGGCCCTCCAGGACCAGGCCAAGGCGCTCGCCGGTGACGACGGCCCGTGGAAGGGCGACGCCGCCGACGCCTTCTACGACATGATGAGCACCTTCTCCAAACAGGTCGCCGCGACCGCCGACGTGCTGTCCGGCGGCAAGACCGCCGACGGCGGCAGCGGTTCGGGCAACTCCGTCCCGCAGCAGCTCGCGGACAACTCCGTCAACCTCCTCAACGCGCAGAACAAGATCGGCGAGATCGACGCCTGGTACGCCAACCAGGCCACGCTGATGGGCGTCACGCCGATGAGCAACGGCCTGATCCCGGTGAGCAAGAAGCCCGAACTGGTCAAGATGCTCAACCACGACATGCGCGCGGTGCTGAAGAACCTGGCCGCGGACTACCAGGTCACCATCGACTCGGTCCGCCCGCCCGGCACCATCACCGGGCCCGCCGCGACCGACCCGCCGCCGGTCGACGAGCCGCCCGCGGACGCCCCGCCGGACGACTACCAGCCCGCCGACTACACCCCGTCCGATCCCGCGGGCCTGTCGAACTCCGATGGCAGCGGCCTCGACACGCTCGCGCCCGACGCCGCGCTGACCAGCGCCGCCGGATACGACCCCGCCCAGGACGCGATGCCCAGCCCGTACTCCGGCAGCCTGGACAGCAACGGGCCCGGCTCCGGCCTCGGCGGGGACAGCGACCTGAGCGGGCTGGGTGGCCTGGGACCGGACGGCGGCCTCGGCACGGACAACAGCACGCTGGACCCGAACGCCTTCGACCGGATGCTCAACCCCACGGCGTTCAGCGGCGGTACGGGCGTCGACGGGAGCGGCGACCTCGGCGGTGACACCGGCCTCGGCGGCGACAGTGGCCTGGGGGGCGACAGCGGCGGCCTCGGCGGCCTGCCCCTGGCGAACCCGTCCGCGTTCGGCGGCGGCACCGGACTGGGCGGCACCGGCACCCTGCCCGAGTCCGACCTCGCCGAGGACCCCAGCACCTGGAAGGACGGCGCGACCGCGGCCGACTTCCCCGGCGACACCGGCATCGGCGGGACCGCGGGCCTCGGCGACGGCTCCGGCCTCGGCGGCCTCGGCGACACCAAGGGCCTCTCGCCGTCCGCCTTCCCCGGCAGCACCACCACGGGCGGCTCGGCACCCAACGCCGCCGACCTCGGCCTGGAGACGGACACCCCCGGCTTCTCCCCGTCCGCCTTCCCCGGCTCCACCGGCCTGTCCGCGAACGGCGGCGGCCTCACCGGCGGCACCAGAAGCGGGACGCCGTTTACGCCGGGGATGGGTGGTGGTGCGCAGGCGGGTGTGGGTGGTGGGTTGGATCGTAGTGATGCGTCGGGGTTGTTGGATGGGGATGCTGAGCCGTGGTCGGGGGATGTGGGGACGGCGGGGGAGGGGTTTTTGCCGTCGGGTGGTGTTCGGGTGGGTGCGGGTGGTGGGTTGGATCTGCCGGGGTTTGAGCCGTCGGAGTTTCCGGGTTCGTCGGGGTTGGGTGGGGAGGGTGCCGGTGTGGGTGGCACCGGAGGCGGGACGCCGTTTACGCCGGGGATGGGTGGTGGTGCGCAGGCGGGTGTGGGTGGTGGGTTGGATCGTAGTGATGCGTCGGGGTTGTTGGAGGGGGATGCTGAGCCGTGGTCGGGGGATGTGGGGACGGCGGGGGAGGGGTTTTTGCCGTCGGGTGGTGTTCGGGTGGGTGCGGGTGGTGGGTTGGATCTGCCGGGGTTTGAGTCGTCGGAGTTTCCGGGTTCGTCGGAGTTGGGTGGCACCGGAGGCGGGACGCCGTTCATGCCGGGGATGGGTGGGGGTGCGCAGGCGGCTGCCGGTGGGGCGGACCGCAGCGACGCGTCGGGGTTGCTCGATCCGACAGCCGAGCCGTGGACCGGGGCGGACGACCCGGCGTCCGGTGAGGTCGCCGCAGCCGGGACCGTACCCGGCGGGCAGGAAGGGCTCGACCTGCCCGGCGCTCTGCCCGAGCAGCAGGAGGCGGCCGCGCAGGGCGGGATGCCCGGGATGATGATGCCGGGGATGGGCGGAGCGCCGGGTGGGGCGGCGGGTCGGGAGGAGGGTGCGTCGTCCGACGCGTCGGGGCTGTTCGCGCCGAGCGCCGAGCCGTGGACGGAACCGGGAGCGCCGGTGGCCGAGGTGTCCGGATCGGCGCCGGCCGGTACCGGAGCGGCCACGCTGTCCGGGCTGCCGAACGGCACGGAGACGGGCACCGGAGCCGCGCCCGTACCGGCCGCGGCCGAGGAAAGCGGGGCCGACGGGACCACGGAAGGGTTCGCGGTGCCCGCCGCGGCCGAGGCCTCCGCCGTACCCGCGGCGACCCCGTTCCTGCCGATGGGCGGCATGAGCGCGGCCGGTGCTCCCGGCCGCCGGGACGAGGACGACCGCGGCACCCTCGTGGAGCCGACCGGCGAGGCGTTCGCGGAACCGGCGGTCCCCGAGGCCCTGGCCGCCGACGCGTTGGCGGCCGGCCTCACCGCGTCGCCGGCCCCGGTCGTACCGGAGCCCCCGGCGCACGGCGGCGACCCGCAGTACGCGGCGTACGACGGGTACGACCCCTCGGGCGGCGGCGAACTCGGCGACCCGCTGGTGGTGTTGCGGCCGGCCGACGACGACCTGTCGGAGGAGGACACCGCGGCCTGGGGCGTGGCGGGCGCGTCGTTCGTACCGCTGCTGTGGGCGCCGCGGCCCGAGGAGGAGGCGGAGATCTCCGCGCCCGGGTACGCGACCGCCGACGAGGGGACCTGGGGCACGAGCCCCGGGGGCGCCCCGCGCGGGGCGGACGGTGCCGCGCAGGCGGAGGGCGAGGACCAGCCGCTGGCCACCTGGCGGCCCAACCGGCCCGCGGCGAACGGCGAGTCGGCCGTTCTCGCACCGGCCGAACAGCCGCTGTCCTGCGCCCCGGCGTCCGCGGACGACGAGTGGGACGAGGAGGAACCGGAGGGGGCCCAGGACGAGTCCGCCGACGGGGAACCCGCCGCGCGCGGCATCGCCGACCTGCTGGTGCAGGAGGGCGACACGTGGGGCTCGCCGCCGGTCGCCGACGGCCCGAACGGGGTGTTCTGA
- a CDS encoding right-handed parallel beta-helix repeat-containing protein, which yields MNRQVLVVSPDRPGAYRSLTEALADAAEGALITVGPGRYEEALHLVRTVTLAADGAGGTAQVHAPAGSTVVVDAEAVQMSGLLLSGADPDAPVLDVRRGQAALDGCRVAGEAWTAVLAWDAGTVALRDCQVTNSLGAGVVLTSGGGNVVERTTISEAGSSAVVVAEQGRLTLRSSTLDRAAGNGLCVNGRGAVVVEATRITGSGKPALAVEQDGRAELSRVEVTGSAGLDAYLASTADVTLADCVFTGSRGESVYVKECAPILRDCVITGAAQVALHAAAGARPVLERCRIDATPVGVLTEDGAEVTATELTVRNAATAAVRLGGGAARLTRLSVADGGPAVQALGGARLDVDEADATASGTVGIELGQGVRARLSEVRLRVGGGCALALADSAHAELDGSTVEGGGVVIGADSELTARDSEFSGSDGDGLRVAGGTLTAVGCRVHGARGDGVHLAAASRAELSNCTVFDNAGEGIRSETAEPVGVHDCEVRDNSAVGERRSGTGRVGGSGPGAGGKELTATSAAGGGAAGPGPAVTATGGTGAGPLAELQSLVGLESVKREVTGLIDLNKMTKRRMEMGLPMPPMSRHLVFAGPPGTGKTTVARLYGAVLAELGILRQGHIVEVARADLVAQIIGGTAIKTTEVFTKALGGVLFIDEAYTLTNQSRGSGPDFGQEAVETLMKLMEDHRDEIVVIVAGYSAQMDQFLASNPGMASRFARTIEFPNYEPDELVTIVRGLCGKHYYELDDGALEALNRYFVDVPKGDTFGNGRVARKIFEEMIGRQATRLSAQPHQDDSALSVLTGEDVTELPGTPAAGDGDPELPELPGLRRLAAITGLDTARSALRTRLRALAAAQQRPGTRPEPLSARANVVLEGPPGSGRRALAALYGRCLAELGLLPTGATRHIRLSSLPARWAEQPLLRLASALEENAGGVLVLEWTEAFEQRSPQSREAVLNALARIVIVPGDTVLALIGTPEHLMGLMRERTDVAQGFAEYARLEPYTPEQTVELVRRRLRGYGFQMDEDVAQALAETFARSPEQAGAYRAHRLAESLAAGARARTVTPADLPRQAPERAAVLAPDESAPPPAVPPESPEPPYQRPEPLARL from the coding sequence GTGAACCGGCAAGTGCTAGTGGTCTCCCCGGACCGGCCGGGCGCGTACCGGTCGCTGACCGAGGCGCTCGCGGACGCCGCCGAGGGCGCGCTGATCACGGTGGGCCCCGGCCGCTACGAGGAGGCCCTGCACCTGGTGCGCACGGTCACCCTGGCCGCCGACGGCGCCGGCGGCACGGCCCAGGTGCACGCCCCAGCGGGCAGCACCGTCGTCGTGGACGCGGAGGCCGTGCAGATGTCCGGGCTGCTGCTCAGCGGCGCCGACCCGGACGCGCCGGTGCTCGACGTGCGCCGCGGGCAGGCCGCGCTGGACGGCTGCCGGGTGGCGGGCGAGGCGTGGACGGCGGTGCTGGCGTGGGACGCGGGCACGGTGGCGCTGCGCGACTGCCAGGTCACCAACTCCCTTGGCGCGGGTGTGGTGTTGACGTCCGGTGGCGGCAACGTCGTGGAGCGGACCACCATCTCCGAGGCCGGCTCGTCGGCCGTGGTCGTCGCCGAGCAGGGTCGGCTCACGCTGCGCTCGTCCACCCTGGACCGCGCCGCGGGCAACGGCCTGTGCGTCAACGGCCGTGGCGCCGTCGTCGTCGAGGCCACCCGGATCACCGGCAGCGGCAAGCCCGCGCTCGCCGTCGAGCAGGACGGCCGGGCCGAGTTGAGCCGTGTGGAGGTGACGGGCAGCGCCGGCCTGGACGCGTACCTCGCCAGCACCGCCGACGTCACCTTGGCCGACTGCGTGTTCACCGGGTCCCGGGGCGAGTCGGTGTACGTCAAGGAGTGCGCGCCGATCCTGCGCGACTGCGTGATCACCGGAGCGGCCCAGGTCGCTCTGCACGCGGCGGCCGGCGCCCGGCCGGTGCTGGAGCGCTGCCGGATCGACGCCACCCCGGTGGGCGTGCTGACCGAGGACGGCGCCGAGGTCACCGCGACCGAACTGACCGTGCGGAACGCCGCGACGGCCGCGGTGCGGCTGGGCGGCGGTGCGGCCCGGCTGACCCGGCTGTCGGTCGCCGACGGCGGCCCCGCCGTGCAGGCGCTCGGCGGCGCGCGGCTGGACGTCGACGAGGCCGACGCCACCGCGAGCGGGACCGTAGGCATCGAGTTGGGGCAGGGGGTACGGGCCCGGCTGTCCGAGGTGCGGCTGCGCGTGGGCGGCGGCTGCGCGCTCGCCCTGGCGGACTCCGCCCACGCCGAACTGGACGGCTCGACCGTCGAGGGCGGCGGCGTCGTCATCGGCGCGGACAGCGAACTGACGGCCCGGGACAGCGAGTTCAGCGGCTCCGACGGGGACGGCCTGCGGGTCGCAGGCGGCACGCTCACCGCCGTCGGCTGCCGGGTGCACGGCGCCCGGGGCGACGGCGTGCACCTCGCCGCCGCCTCCCGCGCGGAGCTGAGCAACTGCACCGTCTTCGACAACGCCGGCGAGGGCATCCGCTCGGAGACCGCCGAGCCGGTCGGCGTCCACGACTGCGAGGTGCGCGACAACTCCGCGGTGGGCGAACGCCGTTCGGGCACCGGGCGCGTTGGAGGCAGCGGCCCGGGCGCGGGCGGCAAGGAGCTGACGGCCACGTCGGCCGCCGGCGGCGGCGCCGCGGGCCCGGGTCCGGCGGTGACGGCCACCGGCGGCACGGGCGCCGGCCCGCTCGCCGAACTCCAGTCGCTGGTCGGCCTGGAGAGCGTCAAGCGCGAGGTCACCGGCCTGATCGACCTCAACAAGATGACCAAGCGGCGGATGGAGATGGGCCTGCCCATGCCGCCGATGAGCCGGCACCTGGTCTTCGCCGGCCCGCCCGGCACCGGCAAGACGACGGTGGCCCGCCTCTACGGCGCGGTGCTGGCCGAGTTGGGCATCCTGCGGCAGGGCCACATCGTGGAGGTGGCCCGCGCCGACCTGGTCGCGCAGATCATCGGCGGCACCGCCATCAAGACCACCGAGGTCTTCACCAAGGCACTCGGCGGCGTGCTCTTCATCGACGAGGCGTACACCCTGACCAACCAGTCCCGCGGCTCGGGACCGGACTTCGGCCAGGAAGCCGTCGAGACGCTGATGAAGCTGATGGAGGACCACCGCGACGAGATCGTGGTCATCGTCGCCGGCTACTCGGCGCAGATGGACCAGTTCCTCGCCTCCAACCCCGGCATGGCGTCCCGCTTCGCGCGGACCATCGAGTTCCCCAACTACGAACCGGACGAACTCGTCACCATCGTGCGGGGGTTGTGCGGCAAGCACTACTACGAACTCGACGACGGCGCCCTGGAGGCGCTGAACCGCTACTTCGTGGACGTGCCCAAGGGCGACACCTTCGGCAACGGCCGGGTGGCCCGCAAGATCTTCGAGGAGATGATCGGCCGCCAGGCCACCCGGCTGTCCGCCCAACCCCACCAGGACGACAGCGCGTTGAGCGTCCTGACCGGCGAGGACGTGACCGAGCTGCCCGGCACCCCGGCCGCCGGCGACGGCGACCCCGAGCTGCCCGAGCTGCCCGGACTGCGCCGGCTGGCCGCCATCACCGGCCTGGACACCGCCCGTTCGGCGCTGCGCACCCGGCTGCGCGCCCTGGCGGCCGCCCAGCAGCGGCCCGGCACGCGCCCCGAACCGCTGTCCGCCCGGGCCAACGTCGTGCTCGAAGGCCCGCCCGGCAGCGGCCGCCGCGCCCTCGCCGCGCTCTACGGGCGCTGCCTGGCCGAGCTGGGGCTGCTGCCCACCGGCGCCACCCGGCACATCCGGCTCTCCTCGCTGCCCGCCCGCTGGGCCGAACAGCCCCTGCTGCGGCTGGCGTCGGCGCTGGAGGAGAACGCCGGCGGGGTGCTCGTACTGGAGTGGACCGAGGCGTTCGAGCAGCGCAGCCCGCAGTCCCGCGAGGCCGTGCTCAACGCGCTCGCCCGGATCGTCATCGTGCCCGGCGACACCGTGCTGGCGCTCATCGGCACCCCCGAGCACCTGATGGGCCTGATGCGCGAACGCACCGACGTCGCCCAGGGGTTCGCCGAATACGCCCGCCTGGAGCCGTACACCCCGGAGCAGACCGTGGAACTGGTGCGGCGCCGGCTGCGCGGCTACGGCTTCCAGATGGACGAGGACGTCGCCCAGGCACTGGCCGAGACCTTCGCCCGCTCGCCCGAACAAGCCGGCGCCTACCGCGCGCACCGACTCGCCGAAAGCCTCGCCGCCGGCGCGCGGGCGCGCACCGTCACCCCGGCCGACCTGCCCCGCCAGGCCCCCGAGCGGGCGGCGGTGCTCGCCCCGGACGAGAGCGCCCCGCCCCCGGCGGTGCCCCCCGAATCCCCCGAACCCCCGTACCAGCGGCCGGAACCGCTGGCCCGGCTGTGA
- a CDS encoding WXG100 family type VII secretion target — MATYTVQMEQVDVIVGEMNAITQRINQALSDLDNQARINLSEWTSDAQATYAEVKAQWDAAAADMTQKAALATQQLGNINEYYSLGERAGVQLWG; from the coding sequence GTGGCGACGTACACCGTCCAGATGGAGCAGGTCGACGTCATCGTCGGCGAGATGAACGCCATCACGCAGCGGATCAACCAGGCCCTGTCCGACCTCGACAACCAGGCCAGGATCAACCTGAGCGAGTGGACCAGCGACGCGCAGGCCACCTACGCCGAGGTCAAGGCGCAGTGGGACGCCGCTGCCGCGGACATGACCCAGAAGGCCGCCCTGGCCACCCAGCAACTCGGCAACATCAACGAGTACTACTCCCTGGGCGAGCGCGCAGGCGTCCAACTCTGGGGCTGA
- a CDS encoding YbaB/EbfC family nucleoid-associated protein: MSTPYDQDIEGLLELYRKQREEAVETRRRINEVTGTATAPRQTVKVTVGAQGDVTAIDFPTGAYHRMAPKELSDVLLATIREARAEAMEKVVELTSLALPPGVTVGDLLRGEVDPAAILPDDPPMPDAVRDYIDNGRPEGAARRP; this comes from the coding sequence GTGAGCACGCCGTACGACCAGGACATCGAAGGGCTGCTGGAGCTCTACCGCAAGCAGCGGGAGGAGGCCGTCGAGACGCGGCGCAGGATCAACGAGGTGACGGGCACGGCGACCGCGCCGCGCCAGACGGTGAAGGTGACCGTGGGCGCGCAGGGCGACGTGACGGCCATCGACTTCCCGACCGGCGCCTATCACCGCATGGCGCCCAAGGAGTTGTCGGACGTCCTGCTGGCCACGATCCGCGAGGCGCGGGCCGAAGCCATGGAGAAGGTCGTCGAACTGACGTCGCTGGCGCTGCCGCCCGGCGTGACCGTGGGTGATCTGCTGCGCGGCGAGGTGGACCCGGCGGCGATCCTGCCCGACGACCCGCCGATGCCGGACGCGGTGCGGGACTACATCGACAACGGCCGCCCTGAAGGAGCCGCCCGTCGCCCGTAG
- a CDS encoding WXG100 family type VII secretion target, which produces MALTSVELQGMTAAQGTFQTALDDGATSYAQMAGQIDGLRGSWTGDASTIYGNAMQAWLDDFNKVNQALRTMLEKLQQNTQVYANTHEETQQTANTVAQNIASGVTSLPGF; this is translated from the coding sequence ATGGCACTGACATCAGTCGAACTGCAGGGAATGACCGCCGCCCAGGGCACCTTCCAGACCGCCCTCGACGACGGCGCCACCTCCTACGCCCAGATGGCCGGCCAGATCGACGGCCTGCGCGGGAGCTGGACCGGTGACGCCTCGACGATCTACGGCAACGCCATGCAGGCGTGGCTGGACGACTTCAACAAGGTGAACCAGGCGCTGCGGACGATGCTGGAGAAGCTCCAGCAGAACACGCAGGTCTACGCCAACACCCATGAGGAGACCCAGCAGACCGCCAACACGGTCGCCCAGAACATCGCCTCCGGCGTCACCAGCCTCCCGGGCTTCTGA